The Miscanthus floridulus cultivar M001 unplaced genomic scaffold, ASM1932011v1 os_2358, whole genome shotgun sequence genome includes a window with the following:
- the LOC136534895 gene encoding protein STRICTOSIDINE SYNTHASE-LIKE 4-like has protein sequence MAPGLLAAAAAVLAAVASLAAHVALNCPVQPVPSTPRPPTPPPNNLLQRLEKLGEGALDAPEDVYVDAAAGGAVYTATRDGWLQRMHPNNGSWERWRFVGGTGLLGITPSADGTMLVCDADKGLLRVGEEGVTLLASEVDGSTIRFADAAIEASDGTVYFSDASTRFGFDRWYHDFIEASATGRLLRYDPRSGETSVVLDRLGFANGVALPRDEAFVVVCESTRFRCMKVWLKGEKAGTAETFVDLPGSPDNIRLGSDGHFWIAVLQLRSPWLDFIARWTFTKRVVASLPGLLEWSKGTAKGAMVAQVSEDGNIVRVLDDSEGKVINFVTSVTEFNGDIFLGSLSTNFVGKLSLAQVTQQEQGAASS, from the exons ATGGCGCCtggcctcctcgccgccgccgccgccgtgctggcCGCGGTGGCGTCGCTCGCGGCACACGTCGCGCTCAACTGCCCCGTGCAGCCGGTGCCGTCGACTCCGCGGCCGCCCACTCCGCCGCCCAACAACCTCCTCCAG AGGCTGGAGAAGCTGGGGGAAGGGGCGCTGGACGCGCCGGAGGACGTGTACGTGGACGCGGCGGCGGGCGGGGCGGTGTACACGGCCACCAGGGACGGGTGGCTGCAGCGGATGCACCCGAACAACGGGTCCTGGGAGCGGTGGCGCTTCGTCGGCGGCACGGGGCTGCTCGGGATCACGCCGTCCGCCGACGGCACCATGCTCGTCTGCGACGCTGACAAG GGACTTTTGAGAGTCGGGGAGGAAGGAGTGACCCTTCTTGCTTCGGAGGTCGACGGCTCCACCATCAG GTTCGCGGACGCGGCGATCGAGGCCTCAGACGGCACGGTCTACTTCAGCGACGCCAGCACCAGGTTCGGCTTCGACAGGTGGTACCACGACTTCATAGAGGCCAGCGCCACCGGCCGCCTCCTCCGTTACGACCCGCGCAGCGGCGAGACGTCCGTCGTGCTCGACCGCCTCGGCTTCGCCAACGGCGTCGCCCTGCCGAGGGACGAGGCCTTCGTGGTCGTCTGCGAGTCCACCAG GTTCAGGTGCATGAAAGTGTGGCTGAAAGGGGAGAAGGCCGGCACGGCAGAGACGTTCGTCGACCTTCCGGGGAGTCCGGATAACATTCGTCTCGGATCAGACGGCCACTTCTGGATTGCCGTCCTCCAG CTGAGGTCGCCATGgctggacttcatcgctcgctggACATTCACGAAGAGAGTGGTGGCTTCGTTGCCCGGGCTCCTCGAGTGGAGCAAGGGAACGGCAAAGGGAGCCATGGTGGCTCAGGTGTCGGAGGATGGCAACATCGTCCGCGTGCTCGACGACTCCGAAGGGAAGGTGATCAACTTCGTCACATCGGTGACGGAGTTCAACGGGGACATCTTCCTCGGCAGCCTCTCGACCAACTTCGTCGGGAAACTATCTCTGGCGCAGGTGACACAGCAGGAGCAGGGAGCAGCATCTTCGTAG